The following proteins are encoded in a genomic region of Amycolatopsis sulphurea:
- the wrbA gene encoding NAD(P)H:quinone oxidoreductase, with amino-acid sequence MSTRILVVYYSATGNTAALAAALAEGAAETGAEVRVRTVPETAPPGAVASNPRWQARVDAGPHHEYATLADLAWADGVAAGSPTRFGGPAAQLKSFLDSTGGLWAQGKLADKVATSFTTASTAHGGLESTVLATNNIFYHWGAIVVPLGYGDPHLKESGNPYGGSFVSRGSAAPDELALGALRRQGHRLATITARLATGADSAQQR; translated from the coding sequence GTGAGCACACGCATCCTGGTCGTCTACTACAGCGCCACCGGCAACACCGCCGCACTCGCCGCCGCGCTGGCCGAGGGAGCCGCCGAAACCGGGGCGGAGGTGCGCGTGCGGACGGTGCCGGAGACCGCACCGCCGGGTGCGGTGGCGAGCAATCCGCGGTGGCAGGCCCGGGTGGACGCCGGCCCGCACCACGAGTACGCCACGCTCGCAGACCTCGCATGGGCCGACGGCGTCGCGGCCGGGAGCCCGACCCGGTTCGGCGGGCCGGCCGCCCAGCTGAAGTCCTTTTTGGACAGTACGGGTGGCCTGTGGGCGCAAGGGAAACTCGCGGACAAGGTGGCGACCTCGTTCACCACCGCGTCCACCGCGCACGGCGGGCTGGAGTCGACCGTGCTGGCCACCAACAACATCTTCTACCACTGGGGCGCGATCGTGGTGCCACTCGGCTACGGCGACCCGCACCTGAAGGAATCCGGCAACCCGTACGGCGGATCGTTCGTCTCCCGTGGCTCGGCCGCGCCGGACGAGCTGGCGCTCGGTGCGCTGCGCAGGCAGGGTCACCGGCTGGCGACGATCACCGCACGACTGGCCACCGGGGCGGATTCCGCTCAGCAGCGGTGA
- a CDS encoding lysophospholipid acyltransferase family protein: MFALQQDDSLDGHRAPAIWRTMLTIDRGLVNLVGKLTVSGAVPARLRGRPLLLVANHIGVFDAFVLMAACKRIGINPRFMLAGGILDMPVLGPALRVSGHLRVDRGQATTAVGQFAEAAEALRTTREPIIVYPEGRISHDPGLWPERGKTGAARLALAAGVPVLPISQWGAHEAVYWGSETVNGPADLIPIARSGLSAPLRRPRFKVHFGTPVDLSEIDPQRPGAGVRAHAKIMQAITDGLVPLRRDEPVRPRFHDPTRPTDTVSPWKPVSGS; this comes from the coding sequence ATGTTCGCGTTGCAGCAGGACGATTCCCTGGACGGCCACCGTGCCCCCGCGATCTGGCGGACGATGCTGACCATCGACCGCGGGCTGGTGAATCTCGTCGGGAAGCTGACCGTGTCCGGTGCGGTGCCCGCCCGGCTGCGCGGGCGGCCGTTGCTGCTGGTGGCCAACCATATCGGCGTGTTCGACGCCTTCGTGCTGATGGCCGCGTGCAAGCGGATCGGCATCAACCCGCGGTTCATGCTGGCCGGCGGGATCCTGGACATGCCGGTGCTCGGGCCCGCGCTGCGGGTCAGCGGGCATCTGCGGGTGGACCGCGGGCAGGCGACCACCGCGGTCGGCCAGTTCGCCGAGGCGGCCGAGGCGCTGCGCACCACCCGGGAGCCGATCATCGTCTACCCGGAGGGCCGGATCAGCCACGATCCGGGCCTGTGGCCCGAGCGCGGCAAGACCGGCGCCGCACGGCTCGCGCTGGCCGCGGGCGTGCCGGTGCTCCCGATCAGCCAGTGGGGCGCGCACGAGGCGGTGTACTGGGGCTCCGAAACGGTCAACGGACCGGCGGACCTGATACCGATCGCCCGGTCTGGGCTGAGTGCCCCGCTGCGGCGTCCGCGGTTCAAGGTGCACTTCGGCACGCCCGTCGACCTGTCGGAGATCGACCCGCAGCGGCCCGGCGCAGGTGTGCGCGCGCACGCGAAGATCATGCAGGCGATCACCGACGGCCTGGTGCCGTTGCGCCGCGACGAACCGGTCCGTCCCCGGTTCCACGATCCGACGCGGCCCACGGACACAGTCAGCCCGTGGAAGCCGGTGTCCGGATCCTGA